From a single Acidobacteriota bacterium genomic region:
- a CDS encoding prepilin peptidase, producing the protein MTPWLLTLAGLLGLCVGSFLNVCIYRLPLDKSLLWPASHCPTCAQPLKWFDNVPVVAWLALGGRCRSCKTRISGVYPFVEAFTGVMFVWATWQYGIDWMLASRLLFGCALVVLFFIDLEHRILPNAITIPGTVIGFLFSFVTPPGWVSSLIGLVVGGLIPLVVAEIYYRVRRIEGLGMGDVKMLALIGAFLGWRHVLLTLVVASFLGSLVGLPLAIRKRDMKASMPFGTFLAIGAMLAASAGDTMLAWYLSFYR; encoded by the coding sequence ATGACCCCGTGGCTGCTGACACTGGCAGGCCTGCTGGGCTTGTGCGTCGGCAGTTTTCTCAACGTGTGCATCTATCGGTTGCCGCTCGACAAGTCGCTCCTGTGGCCGGCCTCGCACTGTCCCACCTGCGCGCAGCCGCTGAAGTGGTTCGACAACGTTCCAGTGGTGGCGTGGCTGGCGCTTGGCGGACGATGCCGCTCGTGCAAGACGCGCATTTCCGGCGTCTACCCGTTCGTCGAGGCGTTCACTGGCGTGATGTTCGTGTGGGCGACCTGGCAGTACGGCATCGATTGGATGCTCGCCTCGCGGCTGCTGTTCGGGTGTGCGCTCGTCGTCCTCTTCTTCATCGACCTCGAGCATCGCATTCTGCCGAATGCGATCACGATTCCCGGCACCGTCATCGGCTTCCTGTTCAGTTTTGTGACGCCGCCAGGCTGGGTGTCGTCGCTCATCGGGCTGGTGGTCGGAGGCCTGATTCCGCTGGTCGTCGCCGAGATCTACTACCGAGTGCGCCGCATCGAGGGCCTCGGCATGGGTGATGTGAAGATGCTTGCGCTCATCGGGGCCTTTCTCGGGTGGCGGCATGTGCTGTTGACGCTCGTGGTGGCCTCGTTTCTCGGTTCGCTCGTCGGTCTGCCGCTGGCAATTCGAAAGCGTGACATGAAGGCGTCGATGCCGTTTGGCACCTTCCTCGCGATCGGCGCCATGCTCGCGGCGAGCGCGGGCGACACGATGCTCGCCTGGTATCTCAGCTTCTACCGCTAG
- a CDS encoding ABC transporter permease subunit: MARVIGLIAYHVFKESVRDKVLYNLVLFATLMISASYLVGQLTAGQDIKIIKDLGLAASAVFGLFMAVFIGVGLVWKEVDRRSVYNVLVKPLRRHHFIVGKFIGLALTLLVNLAVMATAVYLVLAVMAWTQPALARAAMIDAPVVDPNLLKAFVLIYVQLLVVTAVALFFSTFSSPMLSAALTFGLYIVGHFNADLAHFEHIVKSRAAAVLARALYYLLPNLAPFDVKAAVVHGQTVPVGYVLLTSGYGLLYAAAVVGLAMLVFARRDFK, encoded by the coding sequence ATGGCGCGCGTCATCGGACTGATCGCCTACCACGTGTTCAAGGAATCGGTACGGGACAAGGTGCTGTACAACCTGGTTCTGTTCGCGACCCTGATGATCTCGGCGTCGTACCTGGTTGGGCAGTTGACGGCGGGGCAGGACATCAAGATCATCAAGGACCTCGGTCTGGCCGCCAGCGCCGTGTTCGGACTGTTCATGGCCGTCTTCATCGGCGTGGGCCTGGTCTGGAAGGAAGTCGATCGGCGCAGCGTCTACAACGTCCTGGTCAAGCCACTCCGGCGCCACCACTTCATCGTCGGCAAGTTCATCGGCTTGGCGCTGACGCTGCTGGTCAATCTCGCGGTGATGGCGACGGCCGTCTACCTGGTGCTGGCCGTCATGGCCTGGACGCAGCCGGCGTTGGCCAGGGCCGCCATGATCGATGCGCCGGTGGTCGATCCGAACCTGCTCAAGGCGTTCGTGCTGATCTACGTCCAGCTGCTCGTTGTCACGGCGGTGGCCCTGTTTTTCTCGACCTTCTCGAGCCCGATGCTGTCGGCGGCCCTGACGTTTGGTCTGTACATCGTCGGACACTTCAACGCGGATCTGGCGCATTTCGAACACATCGTGAAGTCGAGGGCCGCAGCTGTTCTGGCCCGTGCCCTTTACTACCTGTTGCCGAATCTCGCACCGTTTGATGTGAAGGCGGCGGTCGTGCACGGTCAGACGGTTCCGGTTGGTTACGTGCTGCTGACGAGCGGGTACGGCCTGCTCTACGCGGCCGCCGTCGTCGGACTGGCCATGCTGGTGTTTGCCAGGCGCGATTTCAAATGA
- a CDS encoding ABC transporter ATP-binding protein codes for MAAIETDGLTKDYAVGFWRPRPYRALDGVTLRVEANEVFGFLGPNGAGKTTTLKLLMQLIYPTSGRISILGRPAGDLEVRRRVGFLPEAPYFYDYLTAEELLSYFAGLFGIRNPERQRRVSDLLDRLGIGGERRLPMRKFSKGMLQRVGLAQALINDPEVVFLDEPMSGLDPIGRRDVRALILSLRDRGCTVFFSSHILSDAETLCSRVGILVGGQMVAMGSLSEMLAFKVAGWELVVAGIEPAALGMLGPAVRSVAPIADGRCTVDLAPDCEPERVIAAVRDRGGRLVSLNPLRTTLEDVFVEQVKASQAAAPAGRFMPEG; via the coding sequence ATGGCTGCGATCGAGACAGACGGTCTCACCAAGGACTATGCCGTCGGCTTCTGGCGCCCGCGTCCGTACCGGGCGCTCGACGGCGTCACGCTGCGCGTGGAGGCCAACGAGGTCTTCGGTTTCCTCGGCCCGAACGGCGCCGGCAAGACCACGACCCTGAAGCTGCTGATGCAGCTCATCTATCCCACCTCTGGCCGAATCTCGATCCTGGGCCGGCCAGCCGGCGATCTCGAGGTGCGGCGTCGCGTCGGATTTCTGCCGGAGGCCCCGTACTTCTACGACTACCTGACGGCCGAGGAACTGCTCTCGTATTTCGCCGGACTTTTCGGCATCAGGAATCCCGAACGTCAGAGACGGGTGAGCGATCTGCTCGACCGCCTGGGCATCGGTGGCGAACGGCGGCTGCCGATGCGGAAGTTCTCCAAAGGCATGCTGCAGCGTGTCGGACTCGCGCAGGCCCTGATCAACGACCCCGAGGTCGTGTTTCTTGATGAACCGATGTCCGGACTCGACCCCATCGGGCGCCGTGACGTGCGCGCCCTCATCCTGAGCCTCCGCGATCGCGGGTGCACGGTGTTCTTCAGCTCGCACATCCTGTCGGATGCCGAGACGCTCTGCAGCCGCGTGGGCATTCTGGTGGGCGGGCAGATGGTGGCGATGGGCAGCCTGTCGGAGATGCTCGCATTCAAGGTCGCGGGATGGGAACTGGTGGTGGCCGGCATTGAGCCGGCCGCACTCGGCATGCTCGGCCCCGCCGTTCGCAGCGTCGCGCCGATTGCCGATGGCCGATGCACCGTCGATCTCGCACCGGACTGCGAGCCTGAGCGCGTCATCGCGGCGGTTCGCGATCGGGGCGGCCGCCTCGTCTCGCTGAATCCGCTGCGCACGACGCTCGAGGACGTCTTTGTGGAGCAGGTCAAGGCCAGCCAGGCCGCGGCGCCGGCCGGGCGATTCATGCCGGAGGGCTGA
- a CDS encoding thioredoxin domain-containing protein — MSNSVRRVLFVLTLVGLASSIASLYVHVQLLRQPGYVSFCDVSPTVSCTQVYQSRYASLAGVPVALFGALWYVGVMVLLAGSRWGWPSLRESAVGYVFVLGVLGLGSVIYLAYASLVILKTVCAMCIITYVAVTGVFLTSGARIPFPMTTIPRRIWQDVRAALASPPAMAVVMVFIMSSTAAIAFMPRHGDTQASPAPQAGGDSTSEFIRFWESQPRVQVPVSAEGASVVIVKFSDYMCPACAQSYLDYKEILAKYRAQYPGEVKFIAKDYPLEMECNANMKSDMHLASCESAVAVRLARLKGRGDAMEDWLYTRNQALTPPIVRQAARDIGGVPDFDEQYQTVLNQVKSDIALATILGINQTPTFFIGHREPGKDTVLYIRRNGALPPQYFDLALQYELKKAGKITP; from the coding sequence ATGTCGAATAGCGTTCGCCGTGTCCTCTTCGTGTTGACCCTGGTCGGGCTGGCCTCGTCTATCGCGTCGCTGTACGTGCACGTCCAACTGCTGCGACAGCCAGGCTACGTCAGCTTCTGTGACGTGAGCCCGACGGTCAGTTGCACCCAGGTATACCAGAGCCGGTACGCAAGCCTTGCCGGGGTGCCGGTGGCCCTGTTCGGCGCGCTGTGGTACGTGGGCGTGATGGTGTTGCTGGCAGGATCGCGCTGGGGATGGCCGAGCCTGCGCGAAAGCGCCGTGGGGTACGTCTTCGTGCTCGGCGTGCTGGGGCTTGGCTCGGTGATCTACCTGGCGTACGCGTCGCTCGTGATCCTCAAGACCGTCTGCGCGATGTGCATCATCACCTACGTTGCGGTGACTGGTGTGTTTCTCACTTCAGGTGCAAGGATACCGTTTCCCATGACCACGATTCCCCGCCGGATCTGGCAGGACGTCCGGGCCGCGCTGGCCAGCCCGCCGGCCATGGCCGTCGTGATGGTTTTCATCATGTCGTCAACTGCAGCGATCGCCTTCATGCCGCGCCACGGCGATACGCAGGCGTCACCCGCCCCGCAGGCCGGCGGTGATTCCACCAGCGAGTTCATTCGCTTCTGGGAATCCCAGCCCCGGGTGCAGGTGCCGGTTTCAGCCGAAGGCGCGAGCGTCGTCATCGTGAAGTTCTCCGACTACATGTGCCCGGCGTGCGCGCAGAGCTACCTGGATTACAAGGAGATTCTGGCGAAGTACCGGGCGCAGTATCCCGGCGAGGTCAAGTTCATCGCGAAGGACTACCCGCTCGAGATGGAGTGCAACGCCAACATGAAGAGCGACATGCACCTGGCGTCGTGCGAGTCGGCCGTCGCGGTGCGACTGGCGCGGCTCAAGGGGCGGGGCGACGCGATGGAGGACTGGCTCTATACGCGAAACCAGGCGCTGACGCCACCCATCGTGCGGCAGGCCGCGCGTGATATTGGCGGCGTGCCGGACTTCGACGAGCAGTATCAGACGGTGCTGAACCAGGTCAAAAGCGATATTGCGCTGGCGACCATCCTCGGCATCAATCAGACGCCGACCTTCTTTATCGGGCATCGCGAGCCCGGCAAAGACACCGTGCTGTACATCCGGCGGAACGGCGCCCTCCCGCCGCAGTACTTCGACCTGGCCCTCCAGTACGAACTGAAGAAGGCCGGCAAGATTACACCCTGA
- a CDS encoding prepilin-type N-terminal cleavage/methylation domain-containing protein: MRSTQPRGFTLIELLIVVAIIGIIAAIAVPGLLRARQSANEASAIGSLRAINSAQATYAASCGNGFYSPGLVNLGTAPAAGMPFISPDLSGAASVTKSGYTVTMASSSGVAATAPASCNGLAAGAAVQGYNATATPAAGAGTRAFGTNMSLTIFQAMSQTALAMTDTTAPAYASVIDR, encoded by the coding sequence ATGCGCAGCACGCAACCACGCGGATTCACGCTGATCGAGCTGCTGATTGTTGTGGCCATCATCGGCATCATCGCCGCCATCGCGGTGCCTGGCCTGCTGCGCGCACGCCAGTCCGCCAATGAGGCGTCGGCGATCGGATCGCTGCGCGCGATCAACAGCGCCCAAGCGACCTACGCGGCCAGCTGTGGCAACGGCTTCTACTCGCCGGGCTTGGTGAACCTCGGCACGGCGCCGGCGGCTGGCATGCCCTTCATCAGCCCGGATCTGAGCGGAGCGGCGTCGGTGACCAAGAGCGGCTACACCGTCACGATGGCCAGCTCGTCGGGCGTGGCGGCGACGGCTCCGGCTTCCTGCAACGGTCTGGCGGCCGGCGCGGCGGTGCAGGGCTACAACGCGACGGCGACCCCGGCGGCTGGCGCCGGCACGCGGGCGTTCGGGACGAACATGAGCTTGACGATCTTCCAGGCCATGTCGCAGACGGCGCTGGCGATGACGGACACGACGGCTCCTGCCTACGCTTCGGTCATCGATAGATAG
- a CDS encoding sigma-54 dependent transcriptional regulator: MTTEPTTAPDRPHGRILVVDDERSMRELLTIVLRREGHHVLLAETGEVALATLEHETIDLLISDIRMPGMSGVDLLRAAKRLDPDIVGIMITAFASTETAVEALRLGAYDYITKPFDVEELKAKVRNALERRDLRQENVLLKRALRTASAFANIVGRSKAMEAVFDLIETIAPTNSTILVTGESGTGKELVARAIHVNSMRRDRAFVALNCGALPETLLEAELFGHMRGAFTGAAMTRKGLLETAEHGTVFLDEISEMSPMMQVKLLRVLQERKFRRLGGTDEIDADIRIITATNRDLSRLVAEGKFREDLYYRINVIPIQLPPLRERREDISLLAEHFLAKYREQMGKSIGGISSDAVRCLEAFGWPGNVRQLENVIERAVALERGPVIQLDSLPADVRLPTAGPGAIGDSEHAIQLPAQGLDLPLHLENRERDLVQQALKQADGRHDKAAKLLGITPRQLRHLLDKYDLRRHRLASEDAGTEGGG, from the coding sequence ATGACGACTGAACCCACGACCGCCCCGGACCGTCCGCACGGCCGCATTCTGGTCGTCGATGACGAGCGATCGATGCGGGAACTGCTGACCATTGTGCTGCGGCGAGAAGGGCATCACGTCCTGCTGGCGGAAACAGGCGAGGTGGCGCTGGCTACGCTCGAGCACGAGACCATCGACCTGCTGATCTCGGATATCCGGATGCCGGGAATGAGCGGCGTGGATTTGCTCAGGGCGGCCAAACGCCTCGACCCCGACATCGTCGGCATCATGATCACGGCGTTCGCGTCGACCGAAACCGCGGTGGAGGCGCTCAGGCTCGGGGCCTACGACTACATCACCAAACCGTTCGACGTTGAAGAACTGAAGGCCAAGGTCCGCAACGCGCTCGAACGTCGCGACCTGCGCCAGGAAAACGTGCTGCTGAAACGGGCCCTGCGCACCGCGTCGGCCTTTGCGAACATCGTCGGACGGAGTAAGGCCATGGAAGCCGTCTTCGATCTGATCGAGACGATCGCGCCGACTAACAGCACGATTCTCGTCACCGGCGAATCGGGCACCGGCAAGGAACTGGTCGCCCGGGCGATCCACGTGAACTCGATGCGCCGTGATCGAGCGTTTGTCGCGCTCAATTGTGGAGCGCTGCCAGAGACCCTGCTGGAGGCGGAGCTGTTCGGTCACATGCGCGGCGCCTTCACGGGCGCCGCCATGACCAGGAAGGGGCTGCTCGAGACGGCGGAACACGGCACCGTGTTTCTCGACGAGATCTCCGAGATGAGCCCGATGATGCAGGTGAAACTGCTCCGCGTCCTGCAGGAACGCAAGTTTCGCCGGCTCGGCGGCACCGACGAAATTGACGCCGACATCCGCATCATCACCGCAACCAACCGCGATCTGTCGCGACTGGTCGCCGAAGGGAAGTTCCGCGAGGACCTGTACTACCGCATCAACGTGATTCCGATCCAGTTGCCGCCGCTGCGCGAACGGCGGGAGGACATTTCGCTACTGGCCGAGCACTTCCTCGCGAAGTACCGAGAGCAGATGGGGAAGTCCATCGGTGGAATCTCATCAGACGCGGTGAGGTGTCTCGAGGCATTCGGCTGGCCTGGCAACGTCCGCCAGCTCGAGAACGTGATCGAACGGGCCGTCGCGCTCGAGCGGGGTCCAGTCATTCAACTCGACAGTCTTCCGGCCGACGTCCGCCTGCCCACGGCCGGCCCCGGCGCAATCGGTGACAGCGAGCACGCCATCCAGTTGCCGGCCCAGGGCCTGGACCTGCCGTTGCACCTGGAGAACCGTGAACGCGACCTCGTTCAGCAGGCGTTGAAACAGGCGGACGGCCGCCACGACAAGGCGGCCAAGCTGTTGGGCATTACACCCAGGCAATTGCGCCACCTCCTCGACAAGTACGACCTGCGCCGGCACCGGCTGGCGTCCGAAGACGCCGGCACCGAAGGTGGGGGCTGA
- a CDS encoding ATP-binding protein, with protein sequence MTQRGIRREVVMLMTVRLAVSVALLGSAVLLQLRAPLVGESELLYGLIGSTFALSAVWAVTLRQAERRPWLVDLQLAFDTLTVSAFVWMTGGIASVLSSLYFLPIIGASTLRSRRSAVLMATFAAVLHAALVIMQYAVEQSPLWSLWPTGTSGAIPPAQVAGYTVAINTAGFFAVAWLSGSLAERVRRADVRLADASAEIADLQAFNQHVIDSLAMGLVTTDLAGRVLTFNQVAEAITGHAAQTARGGDVASLLQLPPPFAAKLGDLPARTSARADYRYTRADGTVVDLGLAATGLMTSAGHSGFLFTFQDTTAPRRLEREARVQHRMAAVGEMAAGIAHEIRNPLASMSGSIQVLRSELSLNPEQAQLMDIVLRESERLNTTIRSFLAYARPQRFNIGRIDVRSILQDAALLLRNSSEVGARHSLDVESPALPVWCEADEGQIRQIVWNLATNGLRAMPDGGRLLLSSHEGATQHEAVIVVQDEGVGIEDADLDAIFQPFHGSFAKGSGLGMAIVHRIVSDHGGEIRVTSNPGAGTTVEVRLPAREPAA encoded by the coding sequence GTGACCCAACGCGGGATCCGGCGCGAAGTCGTCATGCTGATGACGGTGCGCCTCGCGGTCAGCGTGGCGCTGCTCGGATCGGCGGTGCTGCTCCAACTGCGCGCGCCCTTGGTCGGCGAGTCCGAGCTGCTCTACGGACTGATCGGATCGACCTTTGCGTTGTCGGCCGTCTGGGCCGTGACCCTCCGGCAGGCCGAGCGCCGCCCCTGGCTCGTGGATCTCCAGCTGGCGTTCGACACGCTGACCGTGTCGGCGTTCGTGTGGATGACGGGCGGGATCGCCAGCGTGCTGTCGTCGCTGTACTTTCTGCCCATCATCGGCGCAAGTACGCTCCGCTCCAGGCGTAGTGCCGTGCTCATGGCGACGTTTGCCGCCGTCCTCCATGCCGCCCTCGTGATCATGCAGTACGCCGTCGAGCAATCGCCCCTGTGGTCGCTCTGGCCCACCGGCACCTCCGGAGCCATTCCTCCGGCACAGGTCGCCGGGTATACGGTCGCCATCAACACCGCGGGTTTCTTTGCGGTCGCGTGGCTCAGCGGGTCACTCGCCGAGCGCGTCCGCCGCGCCGACGTGAGACTGGCGGATGCGTCGGCCGAGATTGCCGACCTCCAGGCGTTCAATCAGCACGTGATCGACAGCCTGGCCATGGGGCTGGTGACGACGGACTTGGCGGGGCGGGTGTTGACATTCAATCAGGTGGCTGAGGCCATCACCGGCCACGCCGCCCAGACCGCTCGGGGCGGCGACGTGGCCAGCCTGCTGCAACTGCCGCCGCCGTTCGCGGCGAAGCTGGGCGACCTGCCGGCTCGCACCAGCGCACGAGCTGATTATCGCTACACAAGAGCCGACGGCACCGTCGTCGATCTCGGCCTGGCCGCCACCGGGTTGATGACGTCGGCCGGGCATTCGGGCTTTCTGTTCACCTTTCAGGACACGACCGCACCCCGCAGGCTCGAGCGCGAAGCCAGGGTCCAGCACCGGATGGCGGCGGTCGGCGAGATGGCCGCCGGGATTGCGCACGAGATCCGGAATCCGCTGGCGTCGATGTCCGGCTCGATCCAGGTGCTCCGGAGCGAACTCAGCCTGAACCCCGAACAGGCGCAATTGATGGACATCGTGCTGCGCGAATCGGAGCGGCTCAACACGACGATTCGCAGCTTCCTGGCATACGCGCGGCCCCAACGCTTCAACATCGGCCGGATCGACGTTCGTTCGATTCTGCAGGACGCGGCGCTGCTGCTGCGCAACAGCTCCGAGGTCGGGGCGCGTCACAGCCTCGACGTGGAATCACCAGCCTTGCCCGTGTGGTGCGAAGCCGACGAAGGGCAGATCCGGCAGATCGTCTGGAACCTCGCCACCAATGGCCTGCGCGCCATGCCGGATGGCGGCCGGCTGCTGCTGTCGTCCCACGAAGGCGCGACCCAGCACGAGGCCGTCATCGTGGTCCAGGACGAAGGCGTGGGGATCGAAGATGCCGATCTCGATGCCATCTTCCAGCCGTTCCACGGGTCATTTGCGAAAGGGAGCGGGCTGGGGATGGCGATCGTGCATCGCATTGTCAGCGACCATGGCGGCGAAATCCGGGTGACGTCGAATCCAGGTGCCGGCACCACGGTCGAGGTGCGGTTGCCGGCCCGGGAGCCCGCCGCGTGA
- a CDS encoding type II secretion system F family protein, which translates to MATFAYTGRKRSGETVSGERVSDSMENAVAALRKEQILVTRIMPIETKAQSVARTGKSGRKVPAKNLAIFTRQFSVMIDAGLPLVQCLEILGNQEEDKHFAKTILQTRSDVESGASLADAMRKHPRAFDSLFTNMVAAGEAGGILDTILKRLAVYIEKNVKLKGQVKAAMIYPIAVISIAVVVIAVILWKVIPTFASLFAGLGAELPLPTRVVIWLSETLVKFMPIIVVVVVGTGYFVRQYYATNAGRHALDRLVLRAPVIGAILRKIAVARFCRTLSTLISSGVPILDGLDITAKTSGNAIIEDAILTTRTSIERGETIAQPLKETGVFPAMVSQMIGVGEATGALDTMLAKIADFYEEEVDTAVAGLLTLMEPMLIGFLGGAVGGIVIAMYMPIFDLIGKLTG; encoded by the coding sequence ATGGCGACATTCGCGTATACCGGCCGGAAGCGTAGTGGCGAGACGGTCAGCGGCGAACGGGTTTCCGACTCGATGGAGAACGCGGTCGCCGCGCTGCGCAAAGAACAGATCCTGGTGACCAGGATCATGCCGATCGAAACCAAGGCCCAGTCTGTCGCGCGGACCGGCAAGTCGGGCCGCAAGGTCCCGGCCAAGAATCTGGCGATTTTCACACGCCAGTTCTCCGTGATGATCGACGCGGGCCTGCCGCTGGTCCAGTGCCTCGAGATCCTGGGCAACCAGGAAGAAGACAAGCACTTTGCGAAGACGATTCTGCAGACCCGGAGCGATGTCGAGTCGGGCGCGTCGCTGGCCGACGCCATGCGCAAACACCCCCGCGCGTTCGACAGCCTGTTCACCAACATGGTGGCCGCCGGCGAGGCGGGCGGCATTCTCGACACGATCCTCAAGCGGCTGGCGGTCTACATCGAGAAGAACGTCAAGCTGAAGGGCCAGGTCAAGGCGGCCATGATCTACCCGATCGCGGTGATCTCGATCGCGGTGGTGGTCATCGCCGTCATCCTGTGGAAGGTCATCCCGACGTTCGCCTCGCTGTTCGCGGGCCTCGGCGCGGAACTGCCGTTGCCAACCCGCGTGGTCATCTGGCTGAGCGAGACGCTCGTCAAGTTCATGCCCATCATCGTCGTGGTGGTGGTGGGCACGGGCTATTTCGTAAGGCAGTACTACGCCACCAATGCCGGGCGCCATGCGCTCGACAGGCTGGTCCTGCGCGCGCCCGTGATCGGCGCGATCCTGCGCAAGATCGCCGTCGCCCGATTCTGCCGGACGCTGTCGACACTGATCAGTTCGGGCGTGCCGATTCTCGATGGCCTCGACATCACGGCCAAGACCTCGGGCAACGCCATCATCGAGGACGCCATCCTGACGACGCGTACCAGCATCGAGCGCGGCGAGACCATCGCGCAGCCGCTCAAAGAGACGGGCGTGTTTCCGGCCATGGTCAGCCAGATGATCGGCGTCGGCGAGGCGACCGGGGCGCTCGATACGATGCTGGCCAAGATCGCCGACTTCTATGAAGAGGAAGTCGACACGGCCGTCGCCGGCCTGCTCACGTTGATGGAACCCATGCTGATCGGCTTCCTCGGCGGCGCGGTGGGCGGGATCGTCATCGCGATGTACATGCCGATCTTCGATCTGATCGGCAAGCTCACCGGATGA
- a CDS encoding type IV pilus twitching motility protein PilT codes for MATLPDLLRKAIEMGASDLHVTAGTPPQVRVRGSLVRLDLPDLTPTETKQIAYSVLTDAQKKRFEETFELDFSFGMRNLARFRCNVFSQRGAVGAVYRVIPDQIRNFRELGLPQVVSMLADRPRGLVLVTGPTGSGKSTTLAAMIDKINIERHQHILTIEDPIEYIHMHKNCLVNQRELLGDTLTFGAALRSALREDPDVVYIGEMRDLETVESALRIAETGHLTFATLHTNSAAQTVNRIVDVFPAHQQTQIRTQVSMVLEGIVCQTLLPRADGRGRVVAVEILIPTPAIRNLIREDKVHQIYSSMQAGQEKVGSQTLNQSLASLYYAGAVSLDVARAASSLKDELTDMINRGVGTVPGAGTGRPGGIRDRG; via the coding sequence ATGGCGACGCTTCCGGATCTGCTGAGGAAAGCGATCGAAATGGGCGCGTCCGACCTGCATGTCACCGCCGGCACGCCTCCCCAGGTCCGCGTCCGCGGCAGCCTGGTTCGTCTCGATCTGCCGGACCTGACGCCGACCGAAACCAAGCAGATCGCGTACAGCGTGCTGACCGACGCCCAGAAGAAGCGCTTCGAGGAAACATTCGAGCTCGACTTCTCGTTTGGCATGCGCAACCTGGCGCGCTTCCGCTGCAATGTGTTCAGCCAGCGGGGCGCCGTCGGGGCGGTGTACCGCGTCATTCCCGATCAGATCCGGAATTTCAGGGAACTGGGACTGCCCCAGGTCGTCTCGATGCTCGCCGATCGTCCACGCGGCCTGGTCCTGGTCACCGGACCGACCGGCAGCGGCAAGAGCACGACGCTCGCCGCGATGATCGACAAGATCAACATCGAACGCCATCAGCACATCCTGACGATCGAGGATCCGATCGAGTACATCCACATGCACAAGAACTGTCTGGTCAACCAGCGCGAGCTGCTCGGTGACACCCTGACATTCGGTGCCGCCCTGCGCTCCGCGCTGCGCGAAGACCCCGACGTGGTGTACATCGGCGAGATGCGCGATCTCGAAACGGTCGAATCCGCGCTGCGCATCGCGGAAACCGGTCACCTGACCTTCGCCACGTTGCACACGAACTCGGCCGCCCAGACCGTCAACCGGATTGTCGATGTGTTCCCGGCGCATCAGCAGACGCAGATCCGGACACAGGTGTCCATGGTGCTCGAGGGGATCGTCTGCCAGACGCTCCTGCCGCGGGCGGATGGCAGGGGACGGGTCGTCGCCGTCGAGATACTGATCCCGACGCCCGCGATTCGGAACCTGATTCGCGAGGACAAGGTCCACCAGATCTACTCATCGATGCAGGCCGGGCAGGAGAAAGTGGGATCGCAGACGCTCAACCAGTCGCTGGCCAGTCTGTACTATGCCGGCGCGGTCTCGCTCGACGTGGCGCGCGCGGCGTCATCGCTCAAAGACGAGTTGACGGACATGATCAACCGGGGTGTCGGCACCGTGCCGGGGGCCGGGACCGGACGGCCCGGTGGGATTCGTGATCGGGGATAA